A stretch of the Bordetella genomosp. 8 genome encodes the following:
- a CDS encoding Bug family tripartite tricarboxylate transporter substrate binding protein — protein MNSSPSTPGGRGTRPARIGHILTCAAALCLSAMAHAQDAYPTRPITLVVPFAPGGNIDTTARIISAELGRQLGQSVVVENRAGAGGVIGATYVARAKPDGYTLLLGNSGPNAVANAVSKRVPYDGVTSFTPIAAITTNPSVLTISTKVPARNFKEFQQYALSQPNGVTVGIAGYGSYTHLVAALINDRGGLKATIVPYKGTGPAATDLMGQQLDAMVDQITTAAPLVRDGRVKAVAQTGEQRSPLLPDVPTMAEQGHPELTSIIYTGLFGPAGMPADVTAKLAHAMDQVRRNEGVRQRFQEIGADVSTLTTEQFPDYVRADAQRWARAAQQAHVSVDE, from the coding sequence TTGAATTCATCGCCTAGCACCCCGGGCGGGCGCGGTACGCGCCCGGCCCGCATCGGACACATCCTGACATGCGCCGCCGCGCTGTGCCTGTCCGCCATGGCGCACGCCCAGGATGCCTATCCCACGCGTCCCATCACCTTGGTCGTGCCTTTCGCCCCGGGGGGCAACATCGACACCACGGCCCGCATCATCTCCGCCGAGCTGGGCCGCCAGCTCGGCCAATCCGTGGTGGTCGAAAACCGTGCCGGCGCGGGTGGGGTGATCGGTGCGACCTATGTGGCGCGCGCCAAGCCGGACGGCTATACCTTGCTGCTTGGCAACTCCGGTCCGAACGCGGTGGCCAACGCTGTCAGCAAACGCGTCCCCTACGATGGCGTTACCAGTTTCACGCCGATCGCCGCGATCACCACCAATCCGTCGGTGCTGACGATCTCAACCAAGGTGCCCGCGCGGAACTTCAAGGAATTCCAGCAATATGCGCTGTCGCAGCCGAATGGCGTCACGGTGGGCATCGCGGGATACGGTTCCTATACCCATCTAGTTGCGGCGCTGATCAACGACAGGGGCGGGCTCAAGGCCACCATCGTGCCGTACAAGGGCACCGGGCCGGCCGCGACCGACCTGATGGGCCAGCAGCTCGACGCCATGGTCGACCAGATCACCACGGCCGCGCCGCTGGTGCGCGATGGACGCGTCAAGGCGGTCGCCCAGACCGGCGAGCAGCGTTCGCCTCTGTTGCCCGACGTGCCCACGATGGCCGAGCAAGGCCATCCCGAGTTGACCTCCATCATCTACACCGGCCTGTTCGGCCCGGCCGGCATGCCAGCCGACGTCACCGCCAAGCTGGCGCACGCGATGGACCAGGTGCGCCGCAACGAGGGCGTGCGCCAGCGCTTCCAGGAAATCGGCGCCGACGTTTCCACCCTGACGACCGAGCAGTTCCCGGATTACGTCCGTGCCGATGCGCAGCGCTGGGCGCGTGCCGCGCAACAGGCGCATGTTTCGGTGGATGAGTGA
- a CDS encoding hydroxyacid dehydrogenase produces MTHTVFVTAPRLAQAGVDLLQAAGARVIFLPDADDVAGVRAIMAREPVDAVISRTVALDSQAIAACPTLKVVSKHGVGVSNIDVAACTERGIPVYVTPGANAQSVAEMTLGLLFAAARRINWMDGELRAGRWSRAQDGLELRGRALGLVGFGQIGQRVARVCLALGMRVHACDPALRGASSPVADVTLWDTLDDMLPHCDVLSLHVPLNAHTRNLLDGARLARLPKGAILLNTARGEVVDESALVQALQTGQLYAAGLDTMAVEPLPPDSPLLQLRNVVLTPHVGGSTPAALAGMASGAARNVLGWLRGEPVDAAACVNASVLAQAAALRA; encoded by the coding sequence ATGACCCATACCGTTTTCGTTACCGCTCCCAGGCTCGCGCAGGCCGGCGTGGACCTGTTGCAAGCCGCCGGCGCGCGTGTGATCTTCCTGCCCGATGCCGATGACGTCGCGGGCGTGCGTGCCATCATGGCTCGGGAGCCTGTCGATGCCGTCATATCCCGTACCGTAGCGCTCGACAGCCAGGCCATCGCGGCATGCCCGACATTGAAGGTCGTCTCCAAGCATGGCGTTGGGGTCAGCAATATCGATGTGGCCGCCTGCACCGAACGCGGCATCCCGGTCTATGTCACGCCCGGCGCCAATGCCCAGTCCGTTGCGGAAATGACCCTGGGCCTGTTGTTCGCGGCCGCGCGCCGCATCAACTGGATGGACGGCGAATTGCGCGCCGGCCGCTGGTCGCGTGCCCAGGATGGCCTGGAACTGCGGGGCCGCGCATTGGGCCTCGTGGGTTTCGGCCAGATCGGTCAGCGCGTGGCGCGCGTGTGCCTGGCGCTGGGGATGCGTGTGCATGCCTGCGATCCTGCGCTGCGCGGCGCGTCCAGTCCGGTTGCCGACGTCACGTTGTGGGATACGCTGGACGACATGCTGCCGCATTGCGACGTGCTCAGCCTGCACGTGCCGCTGAATGCCCATACCCGCAATCTTCTGGACGGTGCGCGCCTGGCGCGCCTGCCCAAGGGCGCCATCCTCCTCAATACCGCGCGCGGCGAAGTGGTGGACGAATCCGCGCTGGTGCAGGCACTGCAAACCGGGCAGCTCTATGCGGCCGGCCTGGACACCATGGCGGTCGAACCCCTGCCGCCCGACAGCCCGCTGCTGCAGTTGCGCAACGTGGTGCTGACGCCGCACGTCGGTGGTTCCACTCCGGCGGCGCTGGCGGGCATGGCCTCTGGCGCCGCCCGCAACGTGCTCGGCTGGTTGCGGGGAGAACCCGTCGATGCCGCGGCTTGCGTGAACGCGTCCGTGCTGGCGCAAGCCGCCGCACTGCGGGCCTGA
- a CDS encoding amidohydrolase family protein, with the protein MGPTSALAVCDCHIHINDPAYAYVAGADLHPPPATVAAYEPVRQALGIARVVVVQPSSYGLDNRCTLDAVRRFNHEGVAARAVVVIDPDIDEGELAALHRAGARGVRFNLLRPTPVSGEALSRVARRIAARGWHVQLHAAADTIAAMAPALLDLPVPLVIDHMGRMPSEACDAHPAMSAIARLLKRRNTWIKLSGLELDGASHAPAYRPQAALARRLVDIAADRMVWGTNWPHPATACRGEPMPDDAALLDWLSAVAPDAALRRAILWDNPKQLYGFESAHSEAEGHRQISS; encoded by the coding sequence GTGGGACCGACGTCCGCGTTGGCCGTCTGCGACTGCCATATCCATATCAACGATCCGGCGTATGCCTATGTGGCAGGTGCGGACCTGCATCCGCCGCCGGCCACCGTGGCTGCGTATGAGCCTGTGCGACAGGCCTTGGGGATCGCTCGCGTGGTCGTGGTCCAGCCCTCGAGTTATGGCCTGGACAATCGGTGCACGCTCGACGCAGTACGGCGGTTCAACCACGAAGGCGTGGCGGCGCGTGCGGTGGTCGTCATCGATCCGGATATCGATGAAGGCGAACTGGCCGCGCTGCACCGGGCCGGCGCGCGTGGCGTCCGCTTCAACCTGCTGCGTCCCACACCCGTGTCGGGCGAGGCGTTGTCCAGGGTTGCGCGCCGAATCGCGGCACGGGGATGGCACGTGCAGCTGCATGCCGCCGCGGACACGATAGCGGCCATGGCCCCGGCGCTGCTGGACCTGCCAGTGCCCCTGGTGATCGATCACATGGGGCGCATGCCGTCCGAGGCATGCGACGCTCACCCCGCCATGAGCGCCATTGCGAGGCTGCTGAAGCGGCGCAACACCTGGATCAAGTTGTCCGGCCTGGAGCTGGACGGCGCCTCGCATGCGCCGGCTTACCGGCCGCAGGCAGCGCTTGCGCGCCGGCTCGTGGATATCGCGGCGGATCGCATGGTGTGGGGAACGAATTGGCCCCATCCCGCGACGGCTTGCCGCGGCGAGCCCATGCCGGATGATGCCGCGCTACTCGATTGGCTGTCCGCGGTGGCGCCCGACGCCGCGCTGCGCCGCGCCATCCTCTGGGATAACCCCAAGCAACTCTATGGTTTCGAGTCGGCCCATTCCGAGGCGGAAGGCCATCGCCAGATTTCTTCCTGA
- a CDS encoding cytochrome-c peroxidase, translated as MRKRFLAATGLLAMAAGVGLAAGAGQGQGDAPAADAASAPWHNPVIRQKPLSLAAQVGQKLFFDHDMSGSRKISCATCHDPNFAYGPPNNLAAQLGGQAMTQRGVRAVPSLRYKDKTPPYSDLLDNPDAISVPGPGGGFDWDGRAANHADQAQGPLLDPVEMANASAAEVVAKVKAADYAPLFRQAFGEHALDDTAAAFRDLTAALQAFQLEDISFRPYNSKFDMYTSNKKGGQLTIAELRGLKVFADPNTGNCASCHYQGAGFRGSSALFTDFSYEAIGVPRNDLHATAPGANHNDIPANDKDAGRFDMGLCGPQRPDHKLEEDGAPSHFCGMFKAPTLRNVALRQAFFHNGVIHTLEQAIRFYNTRDTNPELWYPTSGGKVLKPGDPGYDPAYPSYGLITVQYAKGTGHVEKYNDLPRRYWANIDTQMPLDGRAAGSTPPMSEQDVHDLICFLNTLTDDYRPGAAPTAAQKACID; from the coding sequence ATGCGCAAGCGTTTCCTGGCCGCGACCGGCCTGTTGGCGATGGCCGCCGGCGTTGGCCTGGCGGCCGGCGCCGGCCAGGGCCAGGGTGACGCGCCGGCGGCGGACGCGGCGTCCGCCCCCTGGCACAACCCCGTGATCCGGCAGAAGCCGCTCAGCCTGGCCGCGCAGGTGGGCCAGAAGCTGTTCTTCGATCACGACATGTCGGGCTCGCGCAAGATTTCCTGTGCAACCTGCCACGATCCGAACTTTGCCTATGGCCCGCCCAACAACCTTGCCGCGCAGCTCGGCGGGCAGGCCATGACCCAGCGCGGGGTGCGCGCAGTGCCCTCGCTGCGCTACAAGGACAAGACGCCGCCATACTCCGACCTGCTGGACAACCCGGACGCCATCAGCGTGCCGGGCCCGGGCGGCGGCTTCGACTGGGACGGACGCGCGGCCAACCATGCCGACCAGGCCCAGGGCCCGCTGCTGGACCCGGTCGAAATGGCCAATGCGTCGGCCGCGGAGGTCGTCGCCAAGGTGAAGGCCGCCGACTACGCGCCGCTGTTCCGCCAGGCCTTCGGCGAACACGCCCTGGACGACACCGCCGCGGCGTTTCGCGACCTGACGGCGGCGCTGCAGGCCTTCCAGCTGGAGGACATCAGCTTCCGGCCTTACAACAGCAAGTTCGATATGTACACATCGAACAAGAAGGGCGGACAGCTCACCATCGCCGAACTGCGCGGGCTGAAGGTGTTCGCCGATCCGAACACCGGCAATTGCGCGTCCTGCCATTACCAGGGCGCCGGGTTCCGCGGCAGCAGCGCGCTGTTCACCGATTTTTCGTACGAGGCCATCGGCGTACCGCGCAACGACCTGCATGCGACCGCGCCGGGCGCCAACCATAACGACATCCCCGCCAACGACAAGGACGCGGGCCGCTTCGATATGGGACTGTGCGGACCGCAGCGGCCTGATCACAAGCTGGAGGAAGACGGCGCTCCCAGCCATTTCTGCGGCATGTTCAAGGCGCCAACGCTACGCAACGTGGCGCTGCGGCAGGCGTTCTTCCATAACGGCGTGATCCATACGCTGGAGCAGGCGATCCGGTTCTACAACACCCGCGACACCAACCCGGAGCTCTGGTACCCCACGTCCGGCGGCAAGGTCCTGAAGCCCGGCGACCCCGGTTACGACCCGGCCTACCCCAGCTATGGGCTGATCACGGTCCAGTACGCCAAGGGCACGGGCCACGTGGAGAAGTACAACGATCTGCCGCGGCGGTATTGGGCCAATATCGATACCCAGATGCCGCTGGACGGCCGGGCGGCAGGCTCGACGCCGCCCATGTCGGAGCAGGACGTGCACGACCTGATCTGCTTCCTGAATACGCTGACCGACGACTACCGGCCCGGCGCGGCGCCTACCGCGGCGCAGAAGGCCTGCATCGATTGA
- a CDS encoding alkaline phosphatase D family protein: MDRRKFIKWGSFLTVSVAMTGTLTACGGGSDDDDDGGGQAGNGNNPPPDNGNPPPPSTSFAHGVASGDPKPDSIILWTRVDGDNGTDPVKLTVQMATDDTFSKLLVNDTIEADPSFDYTVRHKVIGLDPATSYFYRFVMGGTNSTTGRTKTAPAEGAGVAQLKFGFISCQDWNANHWAAFSEMLNEDLDFVVHLGDYIYETLPAHVLTGQTEKAHTALALPNGTKMDDGSVYATTTDDYRTLYKSYRADPRLQALHARFPVIAIWDDHEFSDDAWQDHQTYTPTDDQTEHVARRRSANQAWFEYMPADVTLDLSNPSFENIQIYRSFTFGSLATLVMTDERLYRDDHVIPESAAGGFLGSRYLVSRDTLAAAEQAKISAGGTQSMLGATQLAWWKDQMLASKARTAWRLWGNEVSLLRMQVDGQEAVVQLVTDAIVATDPGDLAPLRNTAILPAVRQDIQAIKTSGTLPGAFTAIHALFDHAFGVDTVNASVAAINAILPPVSFLNVILFDADQWDGYNSERKDMMAFLKNNAIANVVALTGDIHAFFSGPVMDDFDATTPVPVMVDLVTAGVSSTSLFRFYVDEIHNVPSLAGLQPLVYQNVTNRLNGTMSTYNSWLKYIDTDAQGYAVVTLTADKLTCDFRKMKPLVNGELPASPAVASTVTVTVDTGVAAVNVPT; the protein is encoded by the coding sequence ATGGATCGTCGCAAATTTATCAAGTGGGGCAGCTTCCTAACCGTCTCCGTCGCCATGACGGGCACGCTTACCGCATGCGGTGGCGGCAGTGACGACGATGACGATGGCGGAGGCCAGGCCGGCAATGGCAACAACCCGCCACCCGATAACGGCAACCCGCCGCCGCCCTCCACCTCGTTCGCGCATGGGGTGGCTTCCGGCGATCCCAAGCCAGACAGCATCATCCTATGGACCCGCGTCGATGGCGACAACGGCACCGATCCGGTGAAGCTGACGGTGCAGATGGCCACCGACGACACGTTCTCCAAGCTGCTGGTGAACGACACGATAGAGGCCGATCCTTCATTCGACTACACGGTGCGGCACAAGGTGATCGGACTGGACCCGGCCACCAGCTACTTCTACCGCTTCGTCATGGGCGGCACCAACAGCACGACTGGCAGGACCAAGACCGCGCCGGCCGAAGGTGCCGGTGTCGCGCAACTGAAGTTCGGCTTCATCTCCTGTCAGGACTGGAACGCCAACCACTGGGCCGCCTTCAGCGAGATGCTGAACGAGGACCTGGATTTCGTGGTCCATCTGGGCGACTACATCTACGAGACGCTGCCCGCGCACGTGCTGACCGGGCAGACCGAAAAGGCCCACACCGCGTTGGCCCTGCCCAATGGCACCAAGATGGATGACGGTTCGGTCTACGCCACGACGACCGACGACTACCGCACCCTGTACAAGAGCTATCGCGCCGATCCGCGCCTGCAGGCCCTGCATGCGCGCTTCCCGGTCATCGCGATCTGGGACGATCACGAGTTTTCCGACGACGCCTGGCAGGACCATCAAACCTACACGCCGACCGACGACCAGACCGAGCACGTCGCGCGGCGCCGCAGCGCCAACCAGGCATGGTTCGAGTACATGCCCGCCGACGTCACGCTGGATCTGAGCAACCCGTCTTTCGAGAACATCCAGATCTATCGTTCCTTCACTTTCGGTTCTTTGGCCACGCTGGTCATGACCGACGAACGCCTGTACCGCGACGACCACGTCATCCCCGAATCGGCCGCTGGCGGTTTCCTGGGCAGCCGCTACCTCGTGTCCCGCGATACGCTGGCCGCCGCGGAACAGGCCAAGATCAGCGCGGGCGGCACGCAGTCCATGCTGGGCGCCACGCAACTGGCCTGGTGGAAGGACCAGATGCTGGCCAGCAAGGCCAGGACGGCATGGCGCCTGTGGGGCAACGAGGTTTCCCTGCTGCGCATGCAGGTCGACGGCCAGGAGGCTGTGGTGCAACTGGTCACCGACGCCATCGTGGCGACGGACCCGGGCGATCTGGCGCCGCTGCGCAACACTGCCATCCTGCCGGCAGTGCGCCAGGACATCCAGGCGATCAAGACCTCCGGCACGCTGCCGGGCGCCTTCACCGCCATACATGCCTTGTTCGACCATGCCTTCGGCGTCGACACGGTGAATGCATCGGTCGCCGCGATCAATGCGATCCTGCCGCCGGTTTCCTTCCTGAACGTCATCCTGTTCGACGCCGACCAATGGGACGGCTACAACAGCGAGCGCAAGGACATGATGGCCTTCCTGAAGAACAACGCGATCGCGAACGTGGTGGCCCTGACCGGCGACATCCACGCGTTCTTCTCGGGCCCGGTGATGGACGACTTCGATGCCACCACCCCGGTCCCGGTCATGGTGGACCTGGTGACGGCCGGCGTATCCAGCACGTCGCTGTTCCGCTTCTACGTGGATGAAATCCACAACGTGCCGTCGCTGGCTGGCCTGCAGCCGCTGGTCTACCAGAACGTGACCAATCGCCTGAACGGCACGATGTCCACCTACAACAGCTGGCTGAAGTACATCGACACCGACGCCCAGGGCTACGCGGTGGTCACGCTGACCGCCGACAAGCTGACCTGCGATTTCCGCAAGATGAAGCCGTTGGTCAATGGCGAGCTGCCGGCGTCGCCCGCCGTGGCCAGCACGGTGACTGTGACGGTCGATACCGGCGTCGCCGCGGTCAACGTGCCCACCTGA
- a CDS encoding 2OG-Fe(II) oxygenase has product MPITVKFSNPVRDWIAHNLDRGADGRDIVRELMSNGTQPDLANAMVNAVIHALRHRGPLPDGKLVLETETSPAAGRPRREASTMETEDRRVRVLARLSRPAATLLSNVLGDEECEQLISAARPRLRPSLVVDPITGLDVAKDHRSSWGMFFRPGENAVIQAIERRIARLIDRPVDHGEGLQILHYPTGAESTPHFDFLMPVNEANRASIARSGQRVCTFIMYLNDVPAGGETTFPEVGWSVVPRRGHALHFEYGTGVRPGDPAAGDPASLHAGAPVLQGEKWIATKWVRDRVFVPRGA; this is encoded by the coding sequence ATGCCTATTACCGTGAAGTTCTCGAATCCGGTGCGCGACTGGATCGCGCACAACCTGGACCGCGGCGCCGATGGCCGCGACATCGTCCGCGAACTGATGTCGAACGGCACCCAGCCCGATCTCGCGAACGCCATGGTCAACGCGGTGATCCATGCCCTGCGGCATCGCGGCCCATTGCCTGACGGCAAGCTCGTGCTGGAGACGGAGACATCTCCTGCGGCGGGCCGCCCCCGACGGGAAGCGTCAACGATGGAAACGGAGGATCGCCGGGTACGCGTGCTGGCGCGACTGTCGCGGCCTGCCGCGACCTTGCTGTCCAACGTGCTCGGGGATGAGGAATGCGAACAGCTGATATCAGCCGCGCGCCCGCGCCTGCGGCCGTCGCTGGTCGTGGATCCGATCACCGGCCTGGACGTGGCGAAGGATCACCGCAGCAGTTGGGGCATGTTCTTCCGGCCTGGCGAGAATGCGGTGATCCAGGCCATCGAGCGGCGTATCGCGCGCTTGATCGACCGGCCCGTGGACCATGGCGAAGGCCTGCAGATCCTGCACTACCCCACCGGCGCGGAAAGCACGCCCCATTTCGACTTCCTGATGCCGGTGAACGAGGCCAATCGCGCTTCCATCGCGCGCAGCGGCCAGCGCGTCTGCACCTTCATCATGTACCTGAACGATGTGCCGGCGGGCGGCGAGACCACGTTTCCGGAAGTCGGCTGGTCGGTGGTTCCGCGGCGAGGCCATGCGCTGCATTTCGAATACGGCACTGGCGTGCGGCCCGGCGATCCGGCGGCCGGCGACCCGGCGTCCCTGCATGCCGGCGCGCCGGTGCTGCAAGGCGAGAAATGGATCGCCACCAAGTGGGTGCGCGACCGGGTCTTCGTGCCACGCGGCGCGTAG
- a CDS encoding LysR family transcriptional regulator: protein MDLRDLKYFVALAHAGNTRRAADAVHRSQPALIKAIARLEASLGARLFERVGRGQRLSAAGSALLARAAPLLNASDAVRDEVAALGQGRAGIVRLGCGPLGAEYLLPTISRRLLREAPDVQLKLSIRMNYESRIELRDGNLDLVLGFVPEHDDAEFVYDTLLEDIVVVAAGAGHPILRARKPVTLEQLTRYRWALPNVSVASRVWLDQVFASRGLTPPQTQIETNSIPLIPHVIADTHLLSFVSRRTIQASRGRLREIPLPTTTLVRNFGLTYPKEVSLSPAAEKLVSLLREHGQALFHKMD, encoded by the coding sequence ATGGACCTGCGTGATCTGAAGTACTTCGTCGCCCTTGCCCACGCCGGCAATACGCGACGTGCGGCGGACGCCGTGCATCGTTCCCAGCCCGCGCTGATCAAGGCCATCGCACGCCTGGAGGCATCGTTGGGTGCGCGGCTGTTCGAACGTGTCGGCCGCGGGCAACGCCTGAGCGCGGCCGGCTCGGCCCTGCTTGCGCGTGCCGCGCCGCTGCTGAATGCTTCCGATGCCGTGCGGGACGAGGTTGCTGCGCTCGGGCAAGGCCGAGCGGGCATCGTGCGACTGGGTTGCGGTCCGCTGGGCGCCGAGTATCTGCTGCCTACCATCTCGCGCCGCCTGCTGCGCGAGGCTCCGGACGTGCAGCTCAAGCTGTCGATACGCATGAACTACGAGTCGCGTATCGAACTGCGCGACGGCAATCTGGATCTCGTGCTGGGCTTCGTGCCCGAACATGACGACGCCGAATTCGTCTACGACACCTTGCTGGAAGACATCGTGGTCGTGGCGGCGGGCGCCGGGCATCCCATCCTGCGCGCCCGCAAGCCCGTTACGCTGGAGCAATTGACGCGCTACCGCTGGGCGCTACCCAACGTGAGCGTGGCCAGCCGGGTATGGCTGGACCAGGTCTTCGCATCGCGCGGCCTGACGCCGCCGCAGACGCAGATCGAGACCAACTCCATTCCGCTCATTCCCCACGTCATCGCCGACACGCATCTGCTCAGCTTCGTCTCCCGGCGCACCATCCAGGCCAGCCGCGGACGTCTGCGAGAAATTCCGCTGCCGACGACCACGCTGGTGCGCAACTTCGGACTGACCTACCCGAAGGAGGTCAGTCTTTCACCCGCGGCGGAGAAGCTTGTAAGCCTGCTGCGAGAACACGGACAGGCGCTGTTCCACAAGATGGATTGA
- a CDS encoding alkaline phosphatase family protein, producing the protein MTLSKQTRRAPFYATLTVIAASLALAGCGGGDDDTSSSSAAPPSNDPPVAMTMQGVVTGSSYTPGSQANPTIDAAYFQNAKVCIDANGNGKCDADENPVVTDANGAFSLQAAAVAPLLADVGTDATNTATGAKVARRMALRVSAEQIQDQGAAKIVISPMSSEIQRMVEDDSSNYAAEKANLAARLNVQPADVIVDVHGTQGATRTSLLFETNQLGNRYTYATTKLDRGDLYPDALAVAGGDPELTNKINVTPDTATTPETRKPITFLQAQQAAFNVEGIPRYDHLFVLFLENKGSNTILNQPFAPKIAQYLKANNQLTNYFSTGQPSEPNYTAVGGGDDFGITDDSQWNCSATGANAPKDPLPTHDKPGLVSSPFSATANCDGTNHNITAPNLFTALESVGMNWRVYGETMNPGQDPRTDSVGDAAITGIDNAYPNGIGNDPTPIPSGGTVPLPGNMYRTKHHPAMPYQDARLLPDFFFSNRTLGGGQFDANMKNGTKYVVPANYDADQFGKDLESGDVGALNFLIPDQCDDMHSTTEKTTSGALTTDCAGSAIITRGDNYVDYIIKKIQASAVWKNTQQRSAIVIMFDEATASSGFNSCCGWNVSNSTVSQPLKENPDGSFAPDASVVNYTEGNHGHGNSIFLIVTNQPKAPKGVVDSDAYSHFSFVRTMQDMFQLADPAVDGSYMNRSKYTEKFIAEHLQMLPEFANSGDTHFDAVRPMNHAFVIPADYRQKQSTDAATAPQVGPDKTQVSVWAVK; encoded by the coding sequence ATGACCCTATCCAAGCAAACCCGGCGCGCGCCTTTCTATGCCACGCTGACCGTGATCGCGGCCTCGCTGGCGCTGGCCGGCTGTGGCGGCGGCGACGACGATACGTCCAGTTCGTCGGCCGCGCCCCCGAGCAACGATCCTCCCGTCGCCATGACCATGCAGGGCGTGGTCACCGGCTCCAGCTACACACCGGGCAGCCAGGCCAATCCGACCATAGATGCCGCTTATTTCCAGAACGCCAAGGTCTGTATCGACGCCAACGGCAACGGCAAGTGCGATGCGGATGAAAACCCGGTGGTGACCGACGCCAACGGCGCGTTTTCCCTGCAAGCGGCCGCCGTGGCGCCGCTGCTGGCCGACGTCGGCACGGACGCCACCAACACGGCCACCGGCGCCAAGGTTGCCAGACGCATGGCGCTGCGCGTATCGGCCGAGCAGATCCAGGACCAGGGCGCCGCCAAGATCGTCATCAGCCCCATGTCCAGCGAAATCCAGCGCATGGTCGAAGACGACAGCAGCAACTATGCGGCCGAAAAGGCCAACCTGGCCGCGCGGTTGAACGTGCAGCCGGCCGACGTCATCGTCGACGTGCATGGCACGCAAGGCGCGACGCGTACCTCGCTGCTGTTCGAGACTAACCAGCTCGGCAACCGCTACACCTACGCCACCACCAAGCTGGACCGCGGCGATCTCTACCCGGACGCACTGGCGGTCGCCGGCGGCGATCCGGAACTGACCAACAAGATCAACGTCACGCCGGATACTGCCACCACGCCGGAAACCCGCAAGCCCATTACCTTCCTGCAGGCGCAGCAGGCTGCCTTCAATGTCGAAGGTATCCCGCGCTACGACCACTTGTTCGTCCTGTTCCTGGAAAACAAGGGCTCCAACACCATCCTGAACCAGCCGTTCGCGCCCAAGATCGCCCAGTACCTGAAGGCCAACAATCAGCTGACCAACTATTTTTCGACGGGACAGCCGAGCGAACCGAACTATACGGCGGTCGGCGGCGGCGACGACTTCGGCATTACCGACGACTCGCAGTGGAACTGCAGCGCCACCGGTGCGAACGCCCCCAAGGACCCGCTGCCCACGCACGACAAGCCGGGCCTGGTGTCCTCGCCCTTCAGCGCCACCGCCAATTGCGACGGCACCAATCACAACATCACCGCGCCCAATCTGTTCACCGCGCTGGAAAGCGTCGGGATGAACTGGCGCGTGTATGGCGAGACCATGAATCCCGGCCAGGATCCGCGCACCGACAGCGTGGGCGATGCCGCGATCACGGGGATCGACAATGCCTATCCGAACGGCATCGGTAACGATCCCACGCCGATTCCTTCCGGTGGCACGGTGCCCTTGCCGGGAAATATGTACCGCACCAAGCACCATCCGGCCATGCCTTACCAGGACGCGCGCCTGTTGCCGGACTTCTTCTTCAGCAACCGCACGCTGGGCGGCGGGCAGTTCGACGCGAACATGAAGAACGGCACGAAGTATGTCGTTCCGGCCAACTACGATGCCGACCAGTTCGGCAAGGATCTGGAAAGCGGCGACGTCGGCGCGCTGAACTTCCTGATTCCCGACCAGTGCGACGACATGCACAGCACGACCGAGAAAACCACCAGCGGTGCGCTGACCACCGATTGCGCGGGCTCGGCCATCATCACGCGCGGCGACAACTACGTCGATTACATCATCAAGAAGATCCAGGCGTCGGCGGTGTGGAAGAATACCCAGCAGCGTTCGGCCATCGTCATCATGTTCGACGAAGCCACCGCCAGCAGCGGCTTCAATTCCTGCTGCGGCTGGAACGTCAGCAACAGCACGGTATCGCAGCCCCTGAAGGAAAACCCCGACGGCAGCTTCGCGCCCGACGCGTCGGTGGTGAACTACACCGAAGGCAACCATGGCCATGGAAATTCGATCTTCCTGATCGTGACCAACCAGCCCAAGGCGCCCAAGGGCGTGGTCGATAGCGACGCGTACAGCCATTTTTCCTTCGTGCGCACCATGCAGGACATGTTCCAGCTGGCGGATCCGGCGGTCGACGGCAGCTATATGAACCGTTCCAAGTACACGGAAAAGTTCATCGCCGAGCATCTGCAGATGCTGCCGGAGTTCGCCAACAGCGGCGACACGCACTTCGACGCGGTGCGGCCCATGAATCACGCGTTCGTGATCCCGGCCGATTATCGCCAGAAGCAGTCCACCGACGCCGCGACGGCGCCCCAGGTCGGTCCTGACAAGACGCAGGTCAGCGTGTGGGCGGTGAAGTAA